TCGGTCTGGAACTGCTCCATACGGCGAGTTTGGTTCACGACGACGTTGTGGACGAGAGTGGGGAACGCCGGGGACAGGCTTCGGTAAATGCCACCTACAACAACAAGGTTGCAGTCCTCGTTGGCGACTATATCCTTTCCACGGCTCTTCTGAAAGTTGCGCTGACGGGGTCGGACGCCATCGTGAAAGACTTGGCAGAGTTGGGAAGGACGCTTTCAAACGGAGAGATTCTCCAACTGACGAATATCTCGAATCAGAAAATATCGGAGGAGGTTTATTATCAGGTAATCAGGCAGAAAACGGCTGCGCTGTTCGAGTCTTGCGCTGTCATTGGTGCGAAGGCGGGAAATGCCGACGAAGATGCCATAGAAGCAGTGCGATTGTTTGGCCGGAACATCGGTATCATCTTCCAGATTCGCGACGATATATTTGATTATTACGATTCAAAGGAGATAGGGAAGCCCACGGGCAACGATATGGCTGAAGGAAAGCTGACACTTCCGGTTATCCACGCCTTGAACTCTACGGGCAACGAGGAGATGATTGCGCTGGCAATGAAGGTAAAGGAGGGCGATGTGAATGCCGATGAAATCGACCGTTTAGTGGCATTTACCAAGGAAAACGGAGGCATTGAATATGCCGAAAAGCGAATGTCGGACTTCCATCAGGAGGCATTATCCTTCATTTCAACGTATGTGAAAGATGCGGAAATCGCTGCTTCGCTGAACGCTTATCTCGATTTTGTGATTCAAAGGAGGAATTAGAGCGGCTTAAATATAAAAAAACATCTGCGGAATGGCCTGTTAAAGGATTATTCCGCAGATGTTTTTTTAAAAGCACTTTCACTCATTTATATTCGCCTCGTAAGTCTTTTTGATGATTTTGTCATTTCCAGCATTTACCAACATATACAAACATTGTCCTAAAACGAATTGGTCTTCATTGCAAATTTGGCTTTCTTTAGTTGCATTATCGAAAACAAGGTAAACCGGTTCGGAATCAGCTTGTTCAATTGCGGAAATGAAAGCATTGGTAAATTCAGAAGATTGCTTTTGTGCAGTTTCTGTTTTAGGCTCGGTTTGTATATCTTCCTTTTCATTGTTTGAGCAACTTACAAATGAAATTAAGGATATGGCAAACATACAAACTAATAATAAATTCTTGGTTTTCATAAGCTCATTATTTTGGTTCTTAGTTATTGCAAAGATAATGGTAATAAATAATAACAAGGTGCTTTTGGTGTAAAATAACAAATGTTTAACGTTTTTTATTTTTTGTGTGATGCCGATAATATGTTGAAGCGCAGATATTGGAGTTTCACGATGTGGCTTTGAGCTTTATATCGGAATATATGAAAGATGCGGCTATTGCCAATTAGCTGAAGGCTTATACCGACTTCGTGATTCAAAGGAAGAGTTAAAGTATTCTTGGTTTCGTTGGAGCAGAAGAGTACGATAAGTAAAAACTGGCTGCAAGGTGGTTCAAGACCCGATTCTTGACAGACTTGCAGCCAGTTTTCGTTTTGTTTTATTTTATTATTTTTTTCCCATTGATGATGTAAATTCCGTTTGGCAATTCATCAAATGGCTTGTTGAGTTTCGTGCCGTTGATTGTGTAGACAGTTTTCTTTTCCATCGATGATGCCTGTTTGATATTATCAATCAAGGTACTTGGTTCTTCGAGTTCCGTAGCGTTTCCTCCGTTGAAATCATAGGGAATCCACAGTTTCTTTTTTATATTCACTATATTCTTTGCCTCATAGCTGTTTTCTTCCATAGCAGCCTTTGAATCCATCAAATAGAGTGCCCCCTTTTCTCCATATCCTTTGGCAGGTGTGTAGTTAGGTAGCGAATTGACAAGCACCGTCATTTGCTCTCCTTTTATCTTATTGCCCATACAAGCCAGTTCTTTGAGCATCGTGTTGTTGCTCATATTTAGGGCTGTCAGCATATTATATCCACAGAGAAGTTTTGTAAGCCGCGTGCAGTTTGCCGTGTTGAGTTCTGGCAATCTGTTGCTGCTGCAATCCAATTCCATCAGCATCGGATTCTTGCTAATGTCCAAGACGGTGAAAGCATTGTTGTTGCAATGGAAATACATCAGGCGGAGCTGATTGTTCACGTTGATTTCCGAGAGGTTATTTTCGTTGCAATACAGGAACATTATGGATTTGTTTTCTTTTATATCCAAGGCTGAAAGTCTGTTCTTATTGCAGTTCAAGATTGAAAGCGAGGGATTTTCTGTCAGATTCAGTTCGCTGATTTCATTATCATTGCAGTCCAGATATCTCAGCTCTTTGTTGGTGCTCACGTCCAGTATTGCTATCTTGTTGTTGTAGCAGTCCAGTCGTTGCAGCAATGGATTGTTTGTTATGTCAAGTTCTGTAAGATTATTTTGGTGGCAATAAAGAGCATTCAGCTTTTTGTTTTTACTTATATCAAGGGTGTTAAGTGGGTTCTTGTAGCATTTCAGGGACTGCAATTCCGTAAGAGATTCAAGTTTCAAAGATGTCAGTTCGTTGCCATAGCAATAGATATGCTTTAGTTTTGGAAGATTGTCGAGTGTCAGCAGCGAAATCTTGTTCTCACTGCAGTCTATGCTTTCAAGCTCGGTTTTGTCTTTTAGGACTAATGAAGTGAGACCGTTCTCGGCACAACTTATTTTAGACAACTTCGGGTTCGCGCTTAAATCAAGTTCTTTTATCGAATTTTTCGCACAATACAAGTGTTTCAGGTTCGGATTGTTGCTTAGGTTTAGTTCCTTAATCTCGTTGAGCTGGCAAATCAAATTCTTCAGTAAGGGGTTTTTGCTGACATCAATTGCAGTTATTCCCGATTTTGTACAGTCGAGTTCTGTAAGATTACCGGTCAGCGTAATGGTTGGTTTGGTTATTTTAAACGTGTTGCGGTCGAAGCTGCTTGAGCTTGGAGTGCCCTCCAGACCGTCTACGGTCAATGCGCCGTTATAGACCAGAATAAGTTTTATTTCTTCTCCAATCTTCTTGTTTGTGGTCAGCGTGATGGTGTTCTGAGCAAATAGATTTAAAGGGAAGAGCATAAGAATCAAGGCTAATGAGCCGATGGGATTGTGAATAAGCTTTTTCATTTAATTGGGTTTTAATAGTTGATTATATGGATTGCAAAGCCCAATAACGGGCTTTCAGGTGCAAAAGTATATAATGGTTAATGTTTGCACAATAACCATTTATTGGTATTTTCGTGGGAAATGAAAAAGATTTTGCTGTTTTAAATAAGAATACCAACCGATGGTAATCATTTTACCATCGGTTGGTAATCGGTTTACCATCGGTTGGTAATTGGTTTACCATCGGTTGGTAATTGGTTTACCATCGGCTGGTAATCGGTTTACCATCGGTTGGTAATTATTTTACCATCAGTTGGTAATTTTTTGTTTTACGGTACAATGTTATTTTTTTGCCTCTTGAATAACGTTCAAATCTGCATCCAATCGGGTGTTTTCTTTCATAGAATCGTAGATGTCGAAGAAGTCATTGTAGGCTACAATGATATGGTTTATCATACCGTAGAGCAGCTCGTTCTTCAGATTGATGATGCCGTATTTGCCGTCTTTCTTTATTACAATCTTGTCGCCACAGGTTATCCAGAGGCGATCTTCATACATAATGGGGATGATTATTTTGTCGTTGGCATCCACAAGTCCGTACAGATTGTTGAGCTTTACGCAGAAATAAGGATGATGAAATTGACTGAAGACGTCCTGATATTTATAGGGAAACATCATTTTCTTCGTGTCGTTGCTGATCAGTGTGGTTTTGCCGTCTTTTTTGATGGCGGTGTATAAATCGCTGGTATGGTATTCGTCGAAGGTGTAATCATTGATGAATTTCTTTGTTTCGTAGTCGTAGAACCGTTTTCCGGTTTCGGTTTCTACTGCCAGACAGCCAACAATGGAGGTTGCCCGAATGGATTTATACTGGAAAGGCAGAATCACGTTGTTGTAAATATCGATGGTTCCGTAGTTATTTCCCTTGCAGGCAATGAGCCAAGGGGTTGTTCCAAAGCGATAACCAATGTCCCGACATACAAGTTTTGTGTATTGGGGCTTCATAAACACCTTTCCTTCTTCGTCGAGCAATCCGCAGAGCGTGTCTTTCCTGAAGATGTAAAAATCCTTGGAACGGATGCCGTCGGTTTCCAGTACAAATTTATGAAGGATGGTTATGCCGTCCGAAACGAAATGCTTGAAGGACAGCAGATAGTCTGTGCCGTCGTCTTTTACGAGTTCCAACTTATAGAAATTTCCTTTTATTTCGTTGTATATGGGTTGGGCGAGGTATTCTCCACGTTCGTTGCAGAGACCGTATTTGCCGTTTTTGCGAACGTACAGGCGTGCCTTGTCCGACCATTCGTAGCCTTTATTCTCGATTTCATCGAAGATTGTATCGAGGATTTTCCTGCCATCCGTGTTGAAAACGCCTTTCTTACCATCCTTTTCAATGAGGAAGAGATAGCCGGAGAGTTGTTCGATACGGTCGTATTCAATCGGAATGACGACTTTACCGTCTCTGTCGTAGAGTCCTTGCCTGCCGTCTTTCCGGATGTAATACCATTCTCTATTCTTGAACACAATGCTGTCTGCATTGTCTATCAGGAGCGAATCGGGATGTTTCCAGAGCTGATATTTGCCGTTCGGGGCTTTTTTGATGGTGTTGTCTATCCTCGCAACGGCTATTGCCACTCTGTATTCCTGTGCGCAGAGAGGACTGATGGGAGCCGAAATGAGGCAGAATAAGAGGAAAAGATACTTGTGCATAGCGTGTGAAATAATGTTTCTTGTAAGTGGAATCAACTGTTTGCTCGAAAAGATAAAATCCCCTCTATGCGGAAAGATAGAGGGGATTTGCATTATTGGTTTAGAAGAACTTTGTTTCCTTGCCGAGAATGTCTGTGAGGAGAAGGTTTGTCAGACGGCTTGTGCCGAGACGGAACCAGTAGTTGTCGAGCCACTTTTCGCCGAGGATTTCCTTGTAGATGGTGTAGAAAATCACTGCGTCCATCACGGTGTTGATGCCGCCGGCAGGCTTCAGGCCGACCTGAATGCCGGTCTTGTCGTAAAATTCCTTGATGGCCTGACACATTACGTAGACAGATTCGGGCGTTGCGCTTACCTTTTCCTTGCCGGTGCTGGTCTTGATGTATTCCGCGCCTGCAAACATAGAGAGGAGGGCAGCCGTCTTGATGTTCTTAGCGTTCTTCAAGTCGCCGGTTTCGAGGATAACCTTCATCGGGATTTCGCCACAGGTCTGCTTCAGTTCGCTGATGGTGTCG
The Prevotella sp. HUN102 genome window above contains:
- a CDS encoding polyprenyl synthetase family protein, with protein sequence MDYLSIIKQPINQELDEFISLFNQSLTHEEGLLAKALEHIRNRGGKRMRPILMLLIAKNFGKVTHVAQNAAIGLELLHTASLVHDDVVDESGERRGQASVNATYNNKVAVLVGDYILSTALLKVALTGSDAIVKDLAELGRTLSNGEILQLTNISNQKISEEVYYQVIRQKTAALFESCAVIGAKAGNADEDAIEAVRLFGRNIGIIFQIRDDIFDYYDSKEIGKPTGNDMAEGKLTLPVIHALNSTGNEEMIALAMKVKEGDVNADEIDRLVAFTKENGGIEYAEKRMSDFHQEALSFISTYVKDAEIAASLNAYLDFVIQRRN
- a CDS encoding leucine-rich repeat domain-containing protein, translating into MKKLIHNPIGSLALILMLFPLNLFAQNTITLTTNKKIGEEIKLILVYNGALTVDGLEGTPSSSSFDRNTFKITKPTITLTGNLTELDCTKSGITAIDVSKNPLLKNLICQLNEIKELNLSNNPNLKHLYCAKNSIKELDLSANPKLSKISCAENGLTSLVLKDKTELESIDCSENKISLLTLDNLPKLKHIYCYGNELTSLKLESLTELQSLKCYKNPLNTLDISKNKKLNALYCHQNNLTELDITNNPLLQRLDCYNNKIAILDVSTNKELRYLDCNDNEISELNLTENPSLSILNCNKNRLSALDIKENKSIMFLYCNENNLSEINVNNQLRLMYFHCNNNAFTVLDISKNPMLMELDCSSNRLPELNTANCTRLTKLLCGYNMLTALNMSNNTMLKELACMGNKIKGEQMTVLVNSLPNYTPAKGYGEKGALYLMDSKAAMEENSYEAKNIVNIKKKLWIPYDFNGGNATELEEPSTLIDNIKQASSMEKKTVYTINGTKLNKPFDELPNGIYIINGKKIIK
- a CDS encoding WG repeat-containing protein, with translation MHKYLFLLFCLISAPISPLCAQEYRVAIAVARIDNTIKKAPNGKYQLWKHPDSLLIDNADSIVFKNREWYYIRKDGRQGLYDRDGKVVIPIEYDRIEQLSGYLFLIEKDGKKGVFNTDGRKILDTIFDEIENKGYEWSDKARLYVRKNGKYGLCNERGEYLAQPIYNEIKGNFYKLELVKDDGTDYLLSFKHFVSDGITILHKFVLETDGIRSKDFYIFRKDTLCGLLDEEGKVFMKPQYTKLVCRDIGYRFGTTPWLIACKGNNYGTIDIYNNVILPFQYKSIRATSIVGCLAVETETGKRFYDYETKKFINDYTFDEYHTSDLYTAIKKDGKTTLISNDTKKMMFPYKYQDVFSQFHHPYFCVKLNNLYGLVDANDKIIIPIMYEDRLWITCGDKIVIKKDGKYGIINLKNELLYGMINHIIVAYNDFFDIYDSMKENTRLDADLNVIQEAKK